From the genome of Loxodonta africana isolate mLoxAfr1 chromosome 4, mLoxAfr1.hap2, whole genome shotgun sequence:
TCCTGACAGGAAATAATACCATCAGCTTTGCTGGCTGCTTCACTCAGTATTTCTTTGCCATATTCCTCAGGGCCACAGAGTTttaccttctggctgccatgtcctatgactgctATGTGGCCCTCTGCAAACCACTGCATTACACAACCATCATGAACAGCAGAGCCTGCACCCAGCTGGTTCTCTGCTCTTGGCTGAGTGGTTTCCTAATCATCTTATCCCCCATCATCCTTACCAGCCAACTAGATTTCTGTGCCTCCAACGTGCTGAATCATTTTTATTGTGACTATGGGCCCCTCATGGAGATCTCCTGTTCAGACACCAGTCTCTGGGAGCTGATTGACTTTATCTTAGCTATTGTGACCTTGGTGGTTACCCTGGTGCTGGTAATGCTTTCATACACTTACATCATCAAAACAGTTCTGAAGATTCCATCagcacaacaaagaaaaaaggcCTTTTCCACATGTTCTTCCCATGTGATTGTCATCTCCATCTTTTATGGCAGCTGCATCTTCATTTACATTAAGccttcagcaaaagaaggagTTGCCTTCAACAAGGCAGTAGCAGTGCTCATTACTTCTGTTGTTCCCCTATTGAATCCCTTCATTTATACCCTACGGAACCAACAAGTGAAAAGAGCCTTCAAGGATACAGTCAGAAAAATTGTGAGTCTTTACTGCCACATAGAATTCATCCCATAAGAGAAAATTTGTTGATAAGGAATTATTTATTAAACTCTTTTCACATACAATGCATTATTCAAATTTCTGGGCAAAAAATGATGAATGAGACAGTATCTTTGAGAACTTACTTTCAATGGTGAGATGAAGACAtggaaaaaatattattaacagTCTGTTGAGGGCAAAACCAAGATAAAAATAAAGTGGTCCAACTAACAAACTGAACAGTTCGAGAAGGTTGtaactacttgacattcaagtTTGTCTTCAAGTTTTTCTCCCAATGAATAAGCCTACAGTGGTACTCTCCAAGATAGAGATTATTAAAAGCTCAGGGTGTTGGAGTAACAATGAGAAGTtcaatgcctcagaagaaaaatacCCATAGGTGAATGGAATGAAAAGACTGGGAATGTAGGGTCCAAATTATCCAATGCTTTCTACATTaagctaaagttaaaaaaaataataat
Proteins encoded in this window:
- the LOC100662351 gene encoding olfactory receptor 6C4-like, producing the protein MKNQTSLTEFVLLGFTDNPELQAMVFIFLFLTYVFSVMGNLTIITLTLLDSHLQTPMYFFLRNFSFLEISFTTIFIPRFLSSILTGNNTISFAGCFTQYFFAIFLRATEFYLLAAMSYDCYVALCKPLHYTTIMNSRACTQLVLCSWLSGFLIILSPIILTSQLDFCASNVLNHFYCDYGPLMEISCSDTSLWELIDFILAIVTLVVTLVLVMLSYTYIIKTVLKIPSAQQRKKAFSTCSSHVIVISIFYGSCIFIYIKPSAKEGVAFNKAVAVLITSVVPLLNPFIYTLRNQQVKRAFKDTVRKIVSLYCHIEFIP